Proteins encoded within one genomic window of uncultured Desulfobacter sp.:
- the ltrA gene encoding group II intron reverse transcriptase/maturase has translation MGEAKSFDISKLAVWDAYIRVKRNDGGAGVDAVSLEMFEEDLENNLYKIWNRMSSGSYFPPPARTVLIPKSGGTRTLGIPTVADRIAQMTVKLYLEPELEPVFDEDSYGYRPGKSALDALNATRSRCWQFDWVLDLDIKGFFDNVRHHILLDKVAERVNDAQIMRLLKLILKVGGKKGVPQGGVISPLLSNIYLNEVDKMLERAKEVTRNGRYTYIEYSRFADDLVILVDGFSKWNWLVDAANKRLLEELEKLDVQLNREKSKLVDLTRGETFSFLGFDFRRAKTRRGKLGVLVTPRMKARTALLSRLKEVFRRFRSQPLDRIVAEINPILRGWVNYFRIGNSSQCFGYVKDWVERKIRRHLMRARKRSGFGWNRWSRAWLYKTFGLFNNYKVIRYQA, from the coding sequence TTGGGAGAAGCAAAGTCATTTGATATTTCTAAATTGGCGGTATGGGATGCTTATATCCGGGTAAAACGCAATGATGGCGGAGCCGGTGTGGATGCAGTAAGCCTTGAGATGTTTGAGGAAGATCTTGAGAACAATCTTTACAAGATCTGGAACAGAATGTCCTCGGGGAGCTATTTCCCACCTCCTGCCCGAACAGTCTTGATACCCAAATCGGGCGGAACACGGACCCTTGGCATTCCAACCGTGGCTGACCGAATAGCACAGATGACAGTCAAATTGTATCTGGAGCCGGAATTGGAACCGGTATTTGATGAAGATTCCTACGGGTATCGTCCGGGGAAATCTGCATTGGATGCACTCAATGCAACACGTAGTCGTTGCTGGCAGTTTGATTGGGTTTTGGATCTTGATATCAAAGGCTTCTTTGATAATGTTCGTCACCACATTCTTCTTGATAAGGTAGCGGAACGGGTTAACGACGCCCAGATAATGCGGCTGTTGAAGTTGATCTTGAAAGTTGGTGGAAAGAAAGGTGTTCCACAAGGTGGAGTCATCTCGCCTTTGCTGAGCAATATCTATCTTAATGAGGTAGATAAAATGCTGGAGCGGGCAAAAGAAGTCACGCGTAACGGTAGATATACGTATATTGAATACTCACGTTTTGCCGATGACCTGGTGATTTTGGTTGATGGCTTTAGCAAGTGGAATTGGCTGGTTGATGCCGCCAATAAGAGACTCCTTGAGGAGTTGGAAAAGCTTGATGTACAGCTTAATCGGGAGAAATCCAAACTGGTAGATCTTACCCGTGGTGAAACATTCAGTTTTCTCGGATTTGATTTTAGACGGGCTAAAACTCGTCGAGGCAAGTTGGGTGTACTTGTCACTCCAAGAATGAAAGCACGAACAGCTCTTCTCAGCAGACTTAAGGAGGTGTTCCGTCGTTTTCGTTCGCAACCGCTTGATAGGATAGTGGCTGAGATCAATCCGATTTTGCGTGGATGGGTAAACTACTTTCGGATTGGAAATTCCAGTCAATGTTTTGGTTATGTAAAAGACTGGGTGGAAAGGAAAATTCGCAGGCACCTGATGCGTGCAAGGAAACGTAGTGGCTTCGGCTGGAACAGGTGGAGTAGAGCATGGCTTTATAAAACTTTCGGGTTATTTAATAACTATAAGGTTATACGATACCAGGCTTGA